A single Dreissena polymorpha isolate Duluth1 chromosome 14, UMN_Dpol_1.0, whole genome shotgun sequence DNA region contains:
- the LOC127856863 gene encoding uncharacterized protein LOC127856863 isoform X3, with amino-acid sequence MSMVQFNSRRVSSVVNSVLTETSWSKMEYYENSDCYHFSDYFALQNGYLFCENVDVKSIKAFMEESDFETKSPVFVYSKNQIISNIESYKETLKSINREACLNYAMKANMNPAVLELMRDRGCSVTLVSGFELRLALRLGFEPSRIVLNGNGKQGWEIELAVERGCLLNIDGWFNLQQTIAACRRLKKVARVLLRINPNIDAKVHKYNTTGTSGSKFGIEMFQMSHVVEALRHEPLVHVVGVHSHLGSTITDIDVFRKSAKAMMKEFSSLKASGFQHMKYINLGGGLGIDYTRHASRTMKASLKTTADFQKPIGERNATPRGIVDAIHQELAPEVSLILEPGRSLIGDAAVLLTRVLGVKHGAEKSYIVVDGSMTEVIRPALYGAYHHIELVEPTSQIISNGCPEQGVKNGVFENEHTENRVTNSHFEQQVQNDNTENRFQTVNSDNGVRYGHLEHGFQIADAQNVQNCQQFDNSPVNVQERRVYEVVGPVCESGDFLGHDRLLATPHEGCHLAVFDVGAYCTSMSSNYNMRPRPAELLVDGSKVRVIRQPDSFETMLQCFNC; translated from the exons ATGTCGATGGTACAG TTTAATTCTCGTCGGGTGTCAAGTGTGGTAAACTCGGTTCTTACAGAAACATCCTGGTCGAAGATGGAGTATTATGAAAATAGCGACTGCTATCACTTTTCCGATTATTTTGCTCTCCAAAACGGATATTTATTTTGCGAAAACGTAGACGTGAAATCTATCAAAGCTTTTATGGAAGAGAGTGACTTTGAGACGAAATCTCCTGTCTTCGTCTACAGCAAAAATCAGATAATTTCCAATATCGAATCATACAAAGAAACGCTGAAATCAATAAACCGCGAGGCGTGTTTGAACTACGCTATGAAAGCCAATATGAACCCGGCTGTGTTGGAACTCATGCGTGACCGCGGCTGCTCGGTGACCTTGGTAAGCGGGTTCGAGCTGCGCCTGGCACTGCGGCTGGGCTTCGAACCCAGCCGTATCGTGTTGAACGGGAACGGGAAGCAGGGATGGGAAATCGAACTCGCCGTGGAGCGGGGATGTCTGCTCAATATTGACGGCTGGTTCAACTTGCAGCAAACCATTGCCGCTTGCAGAAGACTGAAGAAAGTGGCGCGGGTTCTCCTGCGGATCAACCCAAACATAGACGCT AAAGTGCACAAATACAACACAACCGGCACAAGCGGGTCCAAGTTCGGTATAGAGATGTTTCAAATGAGTCATGTGGTCGAGGCGTTGAGGCACGAGCCTCTTGTGCACGTAGTGGGCGTCCACAGTCACCTGGGATCAACTATCACAGACATCGACGTGTTCAG GAAATCGGCGAAAGCGATGATGAAAGAGTTCAGCTCACTTAAAGCAAGCGGATTCCAACACATGAAGTACATCAATCTGGGCGGCGGTTTGGGGATAGACTATACCCGCCAT GCTTCGCGTACGATGAAAGCTTCTCTGAAGACGACAGCCGACTTTCAAAAACCCATTGGTGAACGGAACGCAACACCACGTGGCATTGTGGATGCGATTCATCAGGAGCTGGCACCGGAAGTGTCTCTGATACTCGAACCGGGACGCTCTTTGATCGGGGACGCCGCTGTCTTGCTGACGAGAGTTCTGGGTGTTAAACATGGGGCCGAGAAAAG TTACATTGTTGTGGACGGGTCAATGACGGAAGTCATTCGTCCAGCGCTTTATGGCGCTTACCACCATATTGAATTGGTCGAACCGACCAGTCAGATCATCTCGAATGGCTGCCCTGAACAAGGAGTCAAGAATGGAGTTTTTGAAAATGAGCATACAGAAAACAGAGTCACAAATAGCCATTTCGAACAACAAGTTCAAAATGACAATACAGAAAACAGATTCCAAACAGTGAATTCAGATAATGGGGTCCGATATGGGCATTTGGAACATGGATTCCAAATTGCTGACGCACAAAATGTCCAGAATTGCCAACAGTTCGACAACAGCCCCGTGAATGTGCAGGAACGCCGTGTGTATGAAGTTGTGGGGCCTGTTTGTGAGAGCGGCGACTTCCTGGGACAT GACCGATTGTTAGCCACCCCGCATGAGGGCTGCCATCTGGCGGTGTTCGACGTGGGGGCGTACTGCACCAGCATGTCCAGTAACTACAACATGAGACCCCGCCCGGCCGAGCTCCTAGTGGAcgggtcaaaggtcagggtcatacGTCAGCCAGACTCCTTCGAGACGATGCTACAGTGTTTTAATTGCTAG